The proteins below come from a single Poecilia reticulata strain Guanapo linkage group LG5, Guppy_female_1.0+MT, whole genome shotgun sequence genomic window:
- the plxnb1b gene encoding plexin-B1 isoform X1: protein MLPGTACSASALMLHALRCLLLVAIFAQPFSSPSRGVAQGSVSSHSGLYPTFKWNNTIFEHLALHPDPSVGWVYIGARDQLFQLDPLLQLKLRNDTGPVIDSPECLPPVTETNCPQAKETSNHNKLLLVDPYSMELITCGSVNQGICQKRNLTSINVVLFSTDKPVDTQYVAANHPNVSTVGLVVRSHPDRQPVLFVGRGYTSSHPPISTRNLAQAPIFSYEETAKLAVAGRLSEYDHHFVASFAHRHHVYFFFYRRDLKSQSREYRTYVSRVCLDDQAYYSYVEVPLTCRSRAGKMYNLLQAVQLGFSKDGVKGQDSEILLGVFSTHLTSSSRPSEDSALCMFNLEDVDRRINSTRDLCYTQMGREGGAEAAYIEYEVKSNCANLPENTLDAYPCGSDHTPSPMASRIPVLVDTILDSPSARLTAVAVSMREGYTIAFLGDSKGKLHKVFLGPNGEVEEYSVVSIQKNTPISSDLVLDQEEEHLFIMTRDMLQKRPVAECQQHPDCHSCLLAHDPYCGWCVLEGRCVLRSQCGRGDRAGQWLWSFDIEQQCLSVQELNPFNISREESRMVSLSVPGLPVLEQGESYSCLFQDSRSPAAVTEAGVTCQSPDSSRIPMVPPGQDFITLTLSVRFGDVTVTARDFTFYDCMAVKQQSGSSPCRGCVLSKWGCNWCVHQHSCTHKAECEEGAIIYNQHFKLPTSPPPTAKPMKTIPTSTTTAATVTMTTSTPFITPSATTAATTSFVPVAIVTSGALATSPMPSTEPPQPSSSAPPPAPPSRAERSTAVGGLVVVTQSESDQVAMAATEVLPVTGADSLSGDQEAVMPLVISDASTLSGVTQSPPSEETLSVTSPDDEPQPTTTFMAGAAVTDPSPNLDLTPSPSLSPEGGIHPDHDLDFDPDQTWKSKQADALTEGTEEDTARLSGDGEDRDPPSYAQLRETDSNPELDYQDDPADAFLPGDEGPYISWGSSACPCVEKVQGSSLLPVQVERKITLLARNLHLYQDAELDYECVLVIEGQTVVVEAFVESDDMNPSSFYITCQLHKYSYSAAVEDYSAMVYVKRRNTFHVDTAPNLHVTLYNCSVGRSDCSRCHTADQRYGCVWCSGHTARCLYSDSCSEQVQQTCPAPVIHSIEPLSGLLEGGTLVTISGSNLGQKAEDIVHSVTVAEVPCAVLLDLYEVSSRIVCRTGSSGGEKDGTVSVTVSGGARRSSSQLFSYQDPSVTAVSPERGQKAGGTTLTISGRKLLTGLPSDLTITVGEVPCKIVSAVQNSIVQCVTGSSSEAGRFRVTLHYGSTPRHLHTPLYNYTHNPSISSAWPAKSFLDGGRLVSVSGHNLDVVQKPHMVVNIFSTTSVSESRRRRTAGPGRTPRKLQDPVCCIEPHCPIAQVLELCEVTNSSLILCRSPIANSSILDSSISVQFLLDSLCFNFSSVSSQAFTYQPNPVLKPLNQQEPQKAYRYNPGSFIQLEGDNLDLAITKEEVVVLIGEGVCAVKTLTRNHLYCEPPPQQPSCRKCEGSDNLPEFTVQMGHLNISLGKVQYDNLSSPTFPLEAQIGVGVGASIVALIVFMIVLIYRRKSKQALRDYKKVQIQLENLETSVRDRCKKEFTDLMTEMMDMSSDLVGSGIPFLDYRMYAERIFFPGHRESPLRRGLDMQECRRQTVEQGLIQLSNLLNSKLFLTKFIHTLESQRTFSPRDRAYVASLLTVALHGKLEYFTDILKTLLNDLVEQYVAKNPKLMLRRTETVVEKLLTNWMSICLYTFLRDSAGESLYMLFKAIKHQVDKGPVDAVTRKAKYTLNDNRLLREDVEYKTLTLNVLVQGGGVSETQPLPSKVLDCDTITQVKEKLLDQVYKSTSFSHRPHADSLDLEWRSGVAGHLILSDEDLTSVVQGSWKRLNTLQHYKVPDGATVALVPRHTKNIHHDNHDYIAGEKTPMLDDADEGGVKLWHLVKASEEPELPKHRRGSLRERERAKAIPEIYLTRLLSMKGTLQKFVDDLFTVILSTSRPVPLAVKYFFDLLDDQAGQHSITDPETIHIWKTNSLPLRFWINIIKNPQFIFDVQVSDHVDAVLSVIAQTFMDSCTIADHKLGRDSPINKLLYARDIPRYKQMVERYYADIRQTISASDQEMNSALAELSRNYSGELNYLVALHELYKYINKYYDQIITALEEDTTAQKMQLGYRLQQIAAAVENKVTDL, encoded by the exons ATGCTTCCTGGGACAGCGTGTTCTGCTTCAGCGTTAATGCTCCACGCTCTGCGGTGCCTCCTGCTTGTTGCCATCTTTGCTCAGCCATTTAGTTCACCATCCAGAGGTGTTGCACAGGGATCGGTGTCTTCCCACTCTGGCCTTTATCCCACTTTTAAATGGAACAACACGATATTCGAGCACCTGGCCCTGCATCCTGACCCCAGTGTAGGATGGGTCTACATTGGGGCTCGAGATCAGCTGTTCCAGCTAGATCCGTTACTTCAGCTTAAGCTCCGGAACGACACTGGACCCGTTATCGACAGCCCGGAGTGTTTGCCCCCTGTGACAGAGACCAACTGCCCTCAAGCAAAGGAAACCAGCAACCACAACAAGCTCCTGCTGGTTGACCCTTACTCTATGGAACTTATTACCTGTGGGAGTGTCAATCAAGGAATATGCCAGAAGCGTAACCTGACATCAATCAATGTAGTGCTTTTTTCCACAGACAAGCCAGTGGACACTCAGTATGTAGCAGCCAACCACCCCAATGTTAGCACTGTCGGGCTTGTGGTTCGCTCTCACCCTGACAGACAGCCGGTTCTGTTTGTGGGACGAGGTTATACCAGCAGCCATCCACCTATCTCCACCCGAAACCTAGCCCAAGCCCCCATCTTTTCCTACGAGGAGACCGCCAAGCTGGCCGTCGCCGGCCGCCTTTCAGAATATGATCACCACTTTGTGGCCTCGTTCGCCCACCGGCACCATGTgtacttcttcttctacaggcggGACCTGAAGTCACAGTCACGGGAGTACCGCACATATGTCTCGCGTGTATGTTTAGATGACCAGGCCTATTACTCGTATGTAGAGGTGCCGCTGACGTGTCGCTCCAGGGCTGGTAAAATGTACAACCTCCTGCAAGCTGTCCAGCTCGGATTCTCCAAGGACGGGGTTAAGGGTCAAGATTCAGAGATCCTTCTCGGAGTCTTCTCAACTCATCTGACCTCATCGTCTCGGCCAAGTGAGGACTCCGCTCTGTGCATGTTCAACCTTGAAGATGTGGACCGCAGAATTAACTCAACTAGAGACCTGTGCTACACACAAATGGGTAGAGAAGGAGGAGCGGAGGCGGCATACATTGAATATGAAGTCAAGTCCAACTGTGCCAACCTTCCAGAG AACACCCTGGATGCTTACCCCTGTGGCTCTGACCACACTCCTAGCCCCATGGCCAGCCGGATCCCGGTGCTAGTGGACACCATACTGGACAGCCCGTCTGCCCGGCTCACTGCTGTGGCTGTGAGCATGAGGGAGGGATATACCATCGCCTTCCTTGGAGACTCCAAGGGGAAACTCCACAAG GTTTTCCTGGGGCCAAACGGCGAGGTGGAGGAGTACTCTGTGGTCTCCATCCAGAAGAACACGCCTATTAGCTCGGacctggttctggaccaggAGGAGGAGCACCTCTTCATCATGACCCGCGACATG ctgcagaagagGCCGGTGGCTGAATGCCAGCAGCACCCAGACTGCCACTCCTGTCTGCTGGCCCATGACCCCTACTGCGGCTGGTGCGTCCTGGAGGGAAG GTGTGTGCTGAGGTCGCAGTGTGGTCGTGGGGACCGAGCCGGCCAGTGGCTGTGGAGCTTCGACATCGAGCAGCAGTGTCTGAGTGTTCAGGAGCTGAACCCATTCAACATCAGCCGGGAGGAGAGCAGGATG GTGTCCCTGTCCGTCCCAGGACTCCCCGTGTTGGAACAGGGCGAGTCGTACTCCTGCCTGTTCCAGGACAGCCGCAGTCCTGCCGCCGTCACCGAGGCTGGAGTCACCTGCCAATCTCCGGACTCCAGCAGAATACCCATGGTGCCTCCTGGACAGG ATTTCATCACTCTCACCTTGTCTGTCCGTTTCGGGGATGTCACGGTAACAGCCAGGGACTTCACCTTTTATGACTGCATGGCAGTGAAACAGCAGTCTGGGAGCTCTCC CTGCCGTGGATGCGTGCTGAGCAAATGGGGCTGTAACTGGTGCGTTCACCAGCACTCCTGTACCCACAAGGCCGAGTGCGAGGAGGGCGCCATTATCTACAACCAGCAT TTTAAACTCCCCACATCTCCCCCCCCTACCGCCAAACCCATGAAAACCATCCCAACCTCTACTACCACAGCGGCTACAGTCACCATGACAACCTCCACTCCTTTCATAACGCCATCAGCTACCACTGCTGCCACAACAAGCTTTGTTCCTGTTGCCATAGTAACCAGCGGGGCGTTAGCCACCTCCCCCATGCCCAGCACTGAGCCCCCACAGCCCTCCAGCTCGGCTCCGCCCCCGGCCCCGCCCAGCAGGGCGGAGAGGTCCACTGCAGTGGGGGGACTCGTCGTTGTCACCCAGAGCGAATCTGACCAAGTTGCCATGGCAGCGACTGAGGTTCTGCCTGTCACCGGGGCCGACAGCCTTAGTGGGGATCAGGAAGCCGTGATGCCTCTGGTCATCTCGGACGCCTCCACCCTGAGTGGGGTCACGCAGTCGCCCCCTAGTGAGGAAACGTTGAGCGTGACCTCACCTGACGATGAGCCCCAGCCCACAACCACCTTTATGGCGGGAGCAGCTGTTACTGACCCCTCCCCCAACCTGGACCTCACACCCAGTCCCTCACTGAGCCCAGAAGGAGGTATCCACCCGGACCATGACCTCGACTTTGACCCTGACCAGACCTGGAAGTCGAAGCAAGCAGACGCGCTGACTGAGGGCACAGAAGAGGACACAGCCAGGCTGTCAGGTGACGGCGAAGACCGTGACCCCCCCTCATACGCCCAGCTGAGGGAAACAGACTCAAACCCTGAACTGGATTACCAGGATGATCCAGCTGATGCCTTCCTACCG GGCGATGAGGGCCCCTACATCAGCTGGGGCTCCTCTGCATGTCCCTGTGTGGAAAAGGTCCAGGGCTCCTCCCTGCTGCCCGTCCAGGTGGAGAGGAAGATCACGCTACTGGCACGCAACCTCCACCTGTATCAG gatgCAGAGCTGGACTATGAGTGTGTGCTGGTTATCGAGGGTCAGACGGTGGTGGTGGAAGCCTTTGTGGAGTCTGACGACATGAATCCATCCAGCTTCTACATCACCTGTCAGCTACACAAG TACTCGTACTCTGCTGCGGTGGAGGACTACAGTGCCATGGTGTATGTGAAGAGGAGGAACACGTTTCATGTGGACACCGCTCCTAATCTACACG TGACCCTGTACAACTGCTCCGTGGGCCGGTCGGACTGCAGCCGCTGCCACACCGCTGACCAGCGATACGGCTGTGTGTGGTGCAGCGGCCACACCGCCAGATGCCTGTACTCAGACTCCTGCAGTGAACAAGTCCAGCAGACGTGTCCGGCTCCCGTCATCCACTCG ATTGAGCCGCTGTCTGGCCTGCTGGAGGGGGGCACCCTGGTGACCATTTCCGGGTCCAACCTGGGCCAGAAGGCTGAGGACATCGTCCACTCGGTGACGGTAGCCGAGGTGCCGTGTGCTGTCCTGCTGGACCTGTACGAGGTCTCCTCCAG GATAGTGTGCCGGACCGGCAGCAGTGGTGGCGAGAAGGACGGCACTGTGTCTGTGACGGTCAGTGGAGGGGCCCGGCGCAGCTCCAGTCAGCTCTTCAGCTACCAG GACCCGTCTGTCACTGCTGTCTCACCTGAAAGAGGTCAGAAGGCCGGAGGAACCACTCTGACCATCAGCGGCCGGAAGCTGCTGACAGGCCTGCCCTCTGACCTCACCATCACAGTGGGGGAGGTCCCCTGTAAAAT TGTGTCAGCGGTGCAGAACTCCATTGTTCAGTGTGTGACCGGCAGCAGCAGTGAGGCAGGAAGGTTCCGGGTTACCCTGCATTACGGCAGCACCCCCCGGCACCTCCACACCCCCCTGTACAACTACACCCACAACCCCAGCATCAGCAGCGCCTGGCCAGCCAAGAGCTTCCTGGA CGGTGGCCGCCTCGTCAGCGTGTCCGGCCACAACCTGGATGTGGTGCAGAAGCCACACATGGTGGTGAACATCTTCTCAACCACGTCCGTCAGCgagagcaggaggagaaggacAGCAGGGCCGGGGCGGACTCCCAGGAAGCTTCAGGACCCAGTGTGTTGTATAGAGCCACATTGCCCCATTGCACag GTCCTGGAGCTCTGTGAGGTGACCAACTCCTCCCTGATCCTCTGCCGCTCCCCCATCGCCAACTCCTCCATCTTGGATTCCAGCATCTCCGTCCAGTTCCTGCTGGACAGTCTGTGCTTTAACTTCAGCAGTGTGAGCTCCCAGGCCTTCACCTACCAGCCCAACCCGGTCCTGAAGCCTCTGAACCAACAGGAGCCGCAGAAGGCGTACCGTTACAACCCCGGCAGCTTCATCCAGCTGGAG GGGGACAACCTGGACCTTGCCATCACCAAAGAAGAAGTGGTTGTGCTGATAGGGGAGGGGGTGTGTGCTGTGAAGACCCTGACCAGAAACCATCTGTACTGCGAGCCGCCGCCTCAGCAGCCGAGCTGCAGGAAGTGTGAGGGTTCAGACAATCTTCCAGAATTCACT GTACAGATGGGCCACCTGAACATCTCTCTTGGTAAGGTTCAGTACGACAATCTCAGCTCGCCCACCTTCCCACTGGAGGCCCAGATCGGAGTGGGTGTTGGGGCGTCCATAGTCGCCCTCATTGTCTTCATGATTGTCCTCATCTACAG GAGGAAGAGTAAGCAGGCTCTCAGGGATTACAAGAAGGTCCAGATCCagctggagaacctggagaccAGCGTCAGGGACCGATGCAAGAAGGAGTTCACAG ACCTGATGACAGAGATGATGGACATGTCCAGCGACCTGGTGGGCTCAGGTATCCCTTTCCTCGACTACCGCATGTATGCAGAGCGCATTTTCTTCCCCGGCCACCGGGAGTCGCCCTTGAGGCGAGGCCTGGACATGCAGGAGTGTCGGCGGCAGACGGTGGAGCAGGGCCTGATCCAGCTGTCCAACCTGCTCAACAGCAAACTCTTCCTCACCAAG TTCATTCATACTCTGGAGAGCCAGCGGACCTTCTCCCCCAGAGACCGAGCCTATGTGGCCTCGCTGCTGACCGTGGCTCTTCATGGCAAGCTGGAGTATTTCACAGACATCCTCAAAACTCTTCTGAACGACCTGGTGGAGCAGTATGTGGCCAAGAACCCCAAACTCATGCTGCGAAG GACAGAGACGGTGGTGGAGAAACTGCTGACCAACTGGATGTCCATCTGTCTCTACACATTCCTAAGG gactCTGCTGGCGAGTCTCTGTACATGCTGTTCAAGGCCATAAAACACCAGGTAGATAAAGGGCCGGTGGATGCCGTAACTCGCAAGGCCAAGTACACGCTGAATGATAACCGTCTGCTGCGGGAAGACGTGGAGTACAAGACCCTG ACGCTGAACGTGTTGGTGCAGGGTGGAGGAGTGAGTGAGACCCAACCGCTGCCCTCCAAAGTGCTGGACTGTGATACCATCACCCAGGTGAAGGAAAAGCTCCTGGATCAGGTGTACAAGAGCACCTCCTTCTCCCATCGGCCACACGCTGACTCCCTGGACCTGG AGTGGAGGTCTGGCGTTGCAGGCCACCTCATCCTGTCGGACGAGGACCTGACATCTGTGGTACAGGGCAGCTGGAAGCGCCTCAACACTCTGCAGCACTACAAG GTCCCCGACGGTGCAACGGTGGCACTGGTGCCGCGACACACCAAAAACATTCACCATGACAACCATGATTACATCGCCGGAGAGA AGACTCCCATGCTGGATGATGCAGACGAGGGCGGCGTGAAGCTGTGGCACCTGGTGAAGGCCAGCGAGGAGCCAGAGCTTCCTAAACACCGCCGAGGGAGCTTAAGGGAGCGGGAGCGGGCCAAGGCCAtccctgagatctacctcaccCGCCTGCTCTCCATGAAg GGGACGTTACAGAAGTTTGTGGACGATCTGTTCACAGTGATCCTCAGCACCAGCCGTCCCGTCCCGCTAGCCGTCAAATATTTCTTTGACCTGCTGGACGACCAGGCGGGACAGCACAGCATCACCGATCCGGAGACCATCCACATATGGAAGACCAACAG CCTCCCTCTGCGTTTCTGGATCAACATCATTAAGAACCCTCAGTTCATCTTTGACGTCCAGGTGTCGGACCACGTGGACGCCGTCCTCTCGGTCATTGCTCAGACCTTCATGGACTCCTGCACTATTGCTGACCACAAGCTGGGGCGG GATTCTCCCATCAACAAGCTGCTGTATGCCAGAGACATTCCCCGCTACAAACAGATGGTGGAAAG GTACTACGCTGACATCAGGCAGACGATATCAGCCAGCGACCAGGAGATGAACTCGGCGCTGGCCGAGCTGTCCAGG AACTACTCCGGAGAGCTGAACTACCTGGTGGCACTGCACGAGCTCTACAAATACATCAACAAGTACTACGACCAG ATCATTACAGCTCTGGAGGAGGACACGACAGCCCAGAAGATGCAGCTGGGCTACCGGCTGCAGCAGATAGCTGCTGCTGTGGAAAACAAAGTCACCGACTTGTGA